One stretch of Rutidosis leptorrhynchoides isolate AG116_Rl617_1_P2 unplaced genomic scaffold, CSIRO_AGI_Rlap_v1 contig441, whole genome shotgun sequence DNA includes these proteins:
- the LOC139883737 gene encoding uncharacterized protein, whose amino-acid sequence MEKRLRSSFKSSPEEFFSAVAGLSLKSSKAALKSVLHSQPPPLASSPSSFPASLHRAVSQSVAALRDLLRGSPDADPGDLASPPSKRPRRSSRRLSEPLGGGPSPAGLDRRRQKALERLRVLAHVARLCVSAARGESSAAGDLLPAVRALHDNLVLFESDSVLSAEIVGLCEEWWKGDLPGRENLISQFLPFLVSRSLTLKKKVDVGRVYAMREAFGLFDFEDDSIEDLKMLLIRCVISPLYLKTEEGKRFVAFMFGLSRQLVKEALAMIKSQIPFGRKSMLEAYGDILFRAWNAAEGDSKDEIENGFLQGLIEGAIHLSSAALATSIRRVLGGFINQRTVDGVEKVLFRLTEPVLFRSLQVANSDVRQNALHLLLDVFPLEDPDATKEVKDRLLDRQFYLLERLLKDDCPDVRVVAVEGCCRILNLFWEVIPSSTITKIITRIFDDMAYDNCSEVRLSTINGVAYLLGNGQSHEVLKVLLPRLAHLITDGTLSVRVALIELLLLTRDIRSFQFNKVVTLEALLSMLATDQAQVAQKITRLLLPSYFPSKVTFEEACNRCVTLIKRSPKAGARFCEYAASEGAPLKSLMQLFKVFISFVLSTDKLNEDQIEGLLDAAAYICKQLVGEPSYKDALKEIFANDKLKCLFAAAPTAHAQSSVLNIVSAISPDDVSGLIEECGRIVMDCIGICENEERQSEVRSAHKLLLSYDQCDDMFDTFSKLLQNAAFHCHKKFGIDMSEKQSNSSSKRKKNQSSVRNLAKKTRVGQQMPSSFEDGYLVAVGVAWQIRDLLGCEDSRKAMLASSSCELILNTLKVITTASIVECVNVECMSIYPLLAYTTLVMHMAAADPSLSSSQNSRNSMYSTSNPSRAVIEVMDQLLKCAEKLLRAGGPVNPASGQKEKEPATDASQPSDSESTGKKISRKVKMLTAIFKFISDAITLRFYSGNYGRCLHCASAAVRQIISDLAQLSSQSLQLTEDDMKEMTTCLKSSFTYMVKLLNLVLTDTSEASRVQLEIFDLANHLLDLIISVELSLGYGCVTRLIAAAKPWLPDLVVALGSTYMLNKIHGDVSLTMSDISTHFPSWPSVIARMEVDELSEDCSEVEDESISRSEKYPAFKKLLQTVLDLLRANVNLLDAVGMIFLAGSLFGLERDNDGLVLGLLHFVTAKLVGHENQHWDQLDMMLASLDQIYLPIEKKLGEQIPGYRQNRLSAARALLEPVWMNHHSFESGRFSEMDEQ is encoded by the exons ATGGAGAAGCGGCTGCGCTCCTCCTTCAAATCCTCGCCGGAGGAGTTCTTCTCCGCCGTCGCCGGCCTCAGCCTGAAATCCTCCAAGGCCGCCCTCAAATCCGTCCTCCACTCTCAGCCCCCTCCTCTCGCCTCCTCCCCGTCGTCGTTCCCCGCCTCCCTCCACCGCGCCGTCTCCCAGTCCGTCGCCGCCCTCAGGGACCTCCTCCGCGGCTCCCCCGATGCCGACCCCGGCGACCTCGCCTCCCCTCCTTCCAAGCGCCCCCGCCGCTCCTCCCGCCGCCTCTCCGAGCCCCTCGGCGGCGGGCCCTCCCCGGCGGGCCTCGACCGCCGGAGGCAGAAGGCCCTGGAGAGGCTCCGGGTCTTGGCGCACGTGGCCCGGCTGTGCGTCTCGGCGGCCCGCGGGGAGAGCTCGGCGGCGGGCGATCTGCTGCCGGCGGTGCGGGCGCTGCACGACAATTTGGTGCTCTTCGAGTCGGACTCGGTCTTGTCGGCGGAGATCGTGGGCTTGTGCGAGGAGTGGTGGAAGGGCGATCTACCCGGGAGAGAGAATTTGATTTCGCAGTTCCTGCCGTTCCTGGTGTCGAGGTCCTTGACTTTGAAGAAGAAGGTCGACGTGGGGAGGGTTTACGCGATGCGGGAAGCGTTCGGCTTGTTTGACTTTGAGGATGACAGCATCGAGGACTTGAAGATGTTGTTGATTCGGTGTGTGATCTCGCCGCTGTATTTGAAGACCGAGGAAGGGAAGCGATTCGTGGCGTTCATGTTTGGGCTGAGCAGGCAGCTCGTGAAGGAAGCTTTGGCGATGATCAAATCGCAGATTCCGTTCGGGAGGAAGTCGATGTTGGAGGCATATGGGGATATACTATTCAGGGCGTGGAATGCTGCGGAAGGAGATTCAAAAGATgagattgaaaatgggtttttgcaGGGTTTAATTGAAGGGGCGATACACTTGAGCTCCGCAGCACTTGCAACATCAATCAGAAGAGTCTTGGGTGGGTTTATCAATCAGCGGACTGTTGATGGTGTTGAGAAGGTCCTCTTCCGTCTGACCGAGCCAGTACTTTTCCGCTCACTACAG GTCGCAAACTCAGATGTTAGACAGAATGCACTGCACTTACTGTTGGACGTGTTCCCTCTAGAAGATCCAGATGCCACTAAAGAGGTTAAGGACAGATTACTTGACAGACAGTTCTATCTGTTGGAAAGACTGCTCAAGGATGATTGTCCTGATGTAAGAGTTGTTGCAGTGGAAGGTTGTTGCCGCATCCTTAATCTGTTCTGGGAAGTTATTCCTTCATCTACCATCACCAAGATTATTACAAGGATTTTCGATGACATGGCATATGACAACTGCAGTGAAGTTAGGCTTTCCACTATAAATGGAGTCGCATATTTGCTTGGTAATGGACAGTCACATGAGGTTCTTAAAGTGCTACTACCGAGACTTGCGCATCTGATTACAGATGGTACTCTTTCTGTGCGGGTTGCCCTAATTGAACTTCTCCTCCTCACTAGAGATATTCGATCTTTTCAGTTTAATAAG GTGGTAACCCTAGAAGCACTACTGTCCATGCTTGCAACTGATCAGGCACAAGTTGCACAAAAGATCACGAGATTGCTTTTGCCATCATATTTTCCCTCCAAGGTAACTTTTGAAGAGGCATGTAATCGATGTGTTACACTTATCAAGAGGTCGCCCAAGGCTGGAGCAAGGTTTTGTGAGTATGCTGCCTCGGAAGGTGCACCGTTGAAGTCTCTTATGCAACTTTTCAAAGTATTTATTAGTTTTGTTTTGTCAACCGATAAGCTGAATGAGGATCAGATTGAGGGTTTACTTGATGCTGCTGCATACATTTGTAAGCAACTTGTTGGTGAGCCATCATACAAGGATGCCCTGAAGGAAATATTTGCAAATGACAAGCTGAAGTGCTTATTTGCTGCGGCACCAACTGCGCATGCTCAATCTTCTGTTCTCAATATCGTCTCTGCCATCTCCCCAGATGATGTGTCAGGGCTCATTGAAGAATGTGGGCGCATAGTCATGGACTGTATTGGTATATGTGAAAATGAAGAAAGGCAATCTGAAGTAAGAAGTGCCCATAAGTTGTTGCTCTCTTATGATCAATGTGATGATATGTTTGACACTTTCTCAAAATTGCTGCAAAATGCTGCTTTCCATTGCCATAAGAAGTTTGGCATTGATATGTCAGAGAAGCAGAGTAATTCCTCatcaaaaaggaaaaaaaatcagTCATCGGTGAGAAACTTAGCTAAAAAGACAAGAGTCGGCCAGCAGATGCCATCCAGCTTTGAGGATGGCTATCTGGTTGCTGTAGGAGTAGCCTGGCAAATAAGAGACTTGCTTGGATGTGAGGACTCTCGGAAGGCTATGTTGGCTTCTTCATCTTGTGAACTGATTCTTAATACTCTAAAGGTTATCACAACAGCCAGCATTGTGGAGTGTGTGAATGTTGAATGCATGAGCATATACCCTCTCTTGGCATATACAACCTTGGTGATGCACATGGCCGCAGCAGATCCTAGCCTGAGTAGTTCACAGAACTCTCGCAACAGTATGTATAGCACATCAAACCCTTCAAGAGCAGTGATAGAG GTTATGGATCAGTTGCTAAAGTGTGCGGAGAAGCTGCTTAGAGCTGGTGGCCCTGTTAATCCTGCCTCTGGACAAAAGGAAAAGGAACCAGCAACAGATGCCTCTCAACCAAGTGATAGTG AATCAACAGGAAAAAAGATATCCAGAAAGGTGAAGATGCTAACCGCAATTTTCAAGTTCATAAGTGATGCCATAACCTTGAGATTTTATTCTGGCAATTATGGGAGATGCTTACATTGCGCATCAGCAGCCGTTCGACAGATCATCTCAGATTTAGCACAACTATCTAGCCAGTCATTGCAATTGACAGAGGATGACATGAAAGAAATGACCACGTGTCTGAAGAGCTCCTTCACTTACATGGTAAAATTGCTTAATTTAGTCCTTACAGACACCAGCGAAGCTTCAAGGGTTCAGTTGGAAATCTTTGATCTAGCCAATCATTTGCTCGATCTGATAATTAGTGTCGAGTTATCATTAGGGTATGGTTGCGTCACGCGTCTTATTGCAGCAGCCAAACCATGGCTGCCTGATTTGGTTGTGGCCCTGGGATCCACATATATGCTGAACAAGATCCATGGAGATGTTTCTTTAACCATGTCCGATATTTCAACCCATTTTCCATCATGGCCGTCAGTTATAGCAAGGATGGAGGTGGATGAGCTCTCTGAAGATTGTTCTGAAGTGGAGGATGAGAGCATCTCTCGATCCGAGAAGTACCCAGCATTTAAGAAGCTATTGCAAACAGTACTCGATCTGCTGAGAGCAAATGTTAATCTACTCGATGCAGTTGGAATGATCTTCTTGGCTGGTTCATTGTTTGGGCTCGAGAGGGATAATGACGGCCTTGTGTTGGGACTCTTGCACTTTGTGACTGCAAAGCTAGTTGGGCACGAAAATCAACATTGGGATCAACTTGATATGATGTTGGCTTCTCTTGATCAAATCTATCTTCCGATTGAGAAAAAGCTTGGAGAACAAATTCCCGGATATAGACAGAACCGATTGAGTGCCGCTCGGGCTTTGCTTGAACCTGTTTGGATGAATCATCATAGCTTCGAAAGTGGGAGATTTTCTGAGATGGATGAACAATAA